In Streptomyces sp. SN-593, a single genomic region encodes these proteins:
- the rnpA gene encoding ribonuclease P protein component, which yields MLPTENRLRRRQDFGEAVRRGRRAGRPLLVVHLRRDATDPHAPGGGSPPARAGFVVSKAVGNAVQRNLVRRRLRHLVRERLSLLPPGSLVVVRALPDAGSADHAQLALDLDAALQRLLGRDARGDAEGRVAR from the coding sequence GTGCTGCCCACCGAGAATCGGCTGAGGCGGCGCCAGGACTTCGGCGAAGCGGTTCGCCGTGGACGCCGGGCGGGTCGCCCGCTGCTGGTCGTCCATCTGCGCCGCGACGCCACGGACCCGCATGCGCCAGGGGGAGGCAGTCCCCCGGCGCGTGCGGGTTTCGTCGTGAGCAAAGCGGTCGGAAACGCCGTGCAGCGCAACCTGGTCAGGCGCCGACTGCGTCATCTGGTCCGGGAACGCCTGTCGCTGCTGCCCCCCGGTAGCCTTGTGGTAGTACGCGCGCTCCCCGACGCGGGAAGCGCGGACCACGCACAGCTAGCCCTCGACCTGGACGCCGCGCTCCAGCGGTTGCTGGGCCGTGACGCCCGTGGCGACGCCGAGGGGAGGGTGGCTCGATGA
- the yidD gene encoding membrane protein insertion efficiency factor YidD: MKYPLLALIKLYQWTISPLLGPVCRYYPSCSHYGYTAIDRHGAIKGTALTAWRILRCNPWSPGGVDHVPPRKRPRWHELLRRYLRGGSDGPVTPEPTGPSHAQGA; this comes from the coding sequence ATGAAGTACCCGCTGCTGGCACTGATCAAGCTCTACCAGTGGACGATCAGTCCTCTGCTCGGGCCGGTGTGCCGCTACTACCCCTCCTGCTCGCACTACGGATACACGGCCATCGACCGGCACGGTGCGATCAAGGGAACCGCGCTGACCGCGTGGCGCATCCTGCGGTGCAACCCGTGGTCGCCCGGTGGCGTGGACCACGTCCCGCCGCGCAAGCGGCCGCGATGGCACGAACTGCTGCGCCGCTACCTGCGGGGCGGCTCCGACGGGCCCGTCACGCCCGAGCCCACCGGACCCTCTCACGCCCAAGGAGCCTGA
- the dnaA gene encoding chromosomal replication initiator protein DnaA: MADVTADLAAVWPRVLQKLLMDSELKPKDTEWLRRTQPLALVAGTAVLSAPNEFAKNVLEGRLLPLITKVLSSEFGHSVGIAIAVASGGDQEQPPPPPADPADNRDVRDVHEVRSDRGDRGDRGPHDTRDLRDSRDSRDSRDSRDQRDPRDPRDPLGAHDALGPRDPRDAHDPRDAHELRMRPAYPDEHQDWQQPKLGSWGVPAPVDFQDREPYEVRRDAYDERRSPRDAYDGGRSESYDGRPEPYDERRYRPEPRDSYPSVPHQGHQGHQGQGRSGPHQGGPQGYVPPPAAYQQSPGVPAARSEQPGGGSGGSGAVEPTARLNPKYLFDTFVIGASNRFAHAAAVAVAEAPAKAYNPLFIYGESGLGKTHLLHAIGHYARSLYPGTRVRYVSSEEFTNEFINSIRDGKADAFRKRYRDMDILLVDDIQFLAQKESTQEEFFHTFNTLHNANKQIVLSSDRPPKQLVTLEDRLRNRFEWGLITDVQPPELETRIAILRKKAVQEQLNAPPEVLEFIASRISRNIRELEGALIRVTAFASLNRQPVDLQLTEIVLKDLIPGGDDSVPEISGTAIMAETAAYFGLAVDDLSGSSRSRVLVTARQIAMYLCRELTDLSLPKIGALFGGRDHTTVMHADRKIRSLMAERRSIYNQVTELTNRIKS; the protein is encoded by the coding sequence GTGGCCGACGTGACTGCCGATCTTGCCGCAGTGTGGCCGCGGGTCCTGCAGAAGCTGCTGATGGACAGCGAGCTGAAGCCCAAGGACACCGAGTGGCTGCGGCGCACCCAGCCGCTGGCGCTGGTGGCCGGCACCGCGGTGCTGTCGGCGCCCAACGAGTTCGCCAAGAACGTGCTGGAGGGCCGGCTGCTGCCGCTGATCACCAAGGTGCTCAGCAGTGAGTTCGGTCACTCGGTCGGCATCGCGATCGCGGTCGCCTCGGGGGGCGACCAGGAGCAGCCGCCCCCGCCCCCCGCGGATCCCGCCGACAACCGCGACGTCCGGGACGTCCACGAGGTCCGAAGCGACCGCGGTGACCGCGGTGACCGCGGCCCGCACGACACCCGGGACCTCCGCGACTCCCGCGACTCCCGCGACTCCCGCGACTCCCGCGACCAGCGTGATCCGCGTGATCCGCGCGACCCCCTCGGTGCCCACGACGCGCTCGGCCCCCGCGATCCGCGCGACGCGCACGACCCCCGGGACGCCCACGAGCTGCGGATGCGCCCGGCCTACCCCGACGAGCACCAGGACTGGCAGCAGCCCAAGCTCGGTAGCTGGGGCGTGCCCGCGCCGGTGGACTTCCAGGACCGCGAGCCGTACGAGGTTCGCCGCGACGCCTACGACGAGCGCCGCTCCCCCCGGGACGCCTACGACGGCGGCAGGTCCGAGTCGTACGACGGCCGCCCGGAGCCGTACGACGAGCGGCGCTACCGGCCCGAGCCGCGCGACAGCTACCCGAGCGTGCCGCACCAGGGCCACCAGGGACACCAGGGGCAGGGACGTTCCGGCCCGCACCAGGGCGGCCCGCAGGGGTACGTGCCGCCGCCGGCCGCGTACCAGCAGTCACCCGGGGTGCCGGCCGCCCGCAGCGAGCAGCCGGGCGGCGGGAGCGGCGGGAGCGGCGCGGTGGAGCCGACCGCGCGGCTGAACCCCAAGTACCTCTTCGACACCTTCGTGATCGGCGCGTCCAACCGCTTCGCGCACGCGGCCGCGGTCGCCGTCGCCGAGGCACCCGCCAAGGCGTACAACCCGCTGTTCATCTACGGCGAGTCCGGGCTCGGCAAGACGCACCTGCTGCACGCCATCGGGCACTACGCCCGCAGCCTGTACCCCGGGACCCGGGTGCGGTACGTCAGCTCGGAGGAGTTCACCAACGAGTTCATCAACTCCATCCGGGACGGCAAGGCGGACGCCTTCCGCAAGCGGTACCGGGACATGGACATCCTGCTCGTCGACGACATCCAGTTCCTGGCCCAGAAGGAGTCGACGCAGGAGGAGTTCTTCCACACCTTCAACACCCTGCACAACGCGAACAAGCAGATCGTGCTCTCCTCGGACCGGCCGCCCAAGCAACTGGTCACCCTGGAGGACCGGCTGCGCAACCGGTTCGAGTGGGGGCTGATCACCGACGTCCAGCCGCCGGAGCTGGAGACGCGGATCGCGATCCTGCGGAAGAAGGCGGTGCAGGAGCAGCTCAACGCCCCGCCGGAGGTGCTGGAGTTCATCGCCTCGCGGATCTCGCGCAACATCCGCGAGTTGGAGGGGGCGCTGATCCGGGTCACCGCGTTCGCCAGCCTCAACCGGCAGCCGGTCGACCTCCAGCTCACCGAGATCGTGCTCAAGGACCTGATCCCGGGCGGCGACGACTCGGTGCCGGAGATCAGCGGCACCGCGATCATGGCGGAGACGGCGGCGTACTTCGGGCTCGCGGTGGACGACCTGTCCGGCTCCTCGCGCAGCCGGGTGCTGGTCACCGCGCGGCAGATCGCGATGTACCTGTGCCGTGAGCTGACCGACCTGTCGCTGCCGAAGATCGGTGCGCTCTTCGGCGGCCGCGACCACACGACGGTCATGCACGCCGACCGCAAGATCCGCTCGCTGATGGCCGAGCGGCGCTCCATCTACAACCAGGTCACCGAGCTGACGAACCGCATCAAGAGCTGA
- the rsmG gene encoding 16S rRNA (guanine(527)-N(7))-methyltransferase RsmG: MTEAAAELPAPPEQAEEVFGDRFADALRYAGLLADVGVQRGLIGPREVPRLWERHLLNCAVLSEAVEEGVSVCDVGSGAGLPGIPLALVRPDLEITLLEPLLRRTTFLDEVVRVLGLENVTVVRGRAEEMVGLLPPVDVVTARAVAPLERLAGWGLPLLRPHGEMAVLKGDTAEEELKTARAALGRLGAVGATVVQVGEGVVDPLSTVVRVQVGESPGGVRAASRRAKAARAHRASRNGGGGRRRR; the protein is encoded by the coding sequence GTGACCGAGGCAGCTGCGGAGCTTCCGGCGCCGCCCGAGCAGGCCGAAGAGGTCTTCGGAGACCGGTTCGCCGATGCGCTGCGCTATGCCGGGCTGCTCGCCGACGTGGGCGTCCAGCGCGGGCTCATCGGCCCGCGCGAGGTGCCCCGGCTCTGGGAGCGGCACCTGCTGAACTGCGCGGTGCTCTCCGAGGCGGTCGAGGAGGGCGTGTCGGTCTGCGACGTCGGGTCCGGCGCCGGCCTGCCCGGCATCCCGCTGGCGCTGGTCCGGCCGGACCTGGAGATCACCCTCCTGGAGCCGCTGCTGCGGCGGACCACCTTCCTCGACGAGGTGGTCCGGGTCCTCGGCCTGGAGAACGTCACCGTCGTGCGGGGCCGGGCCGAGGAGATGGTCGGCCTGCTGCCCCCGGTGGACGTGGTGACGGCCCGGGCGGTGGCGCCGCTGGAGCGGCTGGCCGGCTGGGGGCTGCCGCTGCTGCGGCCGCACGGCGAGATGGCCGTACTCAAGGGCGACACCGCCGAGGAGGAACTGAAGACCGCCCGCGCGGCCCTCGGCCGGCTCGGTGCGGTGGGCGCGACCGTGGTGCAGGTCGGCGAAGGCGTGGTCGATCCGCTCTCCACGGTGGTCAGGGTCCAGGTCGGAGAGAGTCCCGGTGGGGTAAGGGCCGCCAGTCGGCGGGCCAAGGCGGCGCGTGCCCATCGCGCCTCCCGTAACGGTGGAGGCGGCCGCCGCCGTCGTTGA
- a CDS encoding ParB/RepB/Spo0J family partition protein: MSDRRRGLGRGLGALIPAAPQPTGSTPVGQPALVPDRGVAAAKVAGLTDRRAAEAVSAVVDIPVSRGTEPEPSGAEVPVTGAYFAELALDTITPNPRQPREVFDEDALNELITSIKEVGLLQPVVVRQIDTGRYELIMGERRWRACREAGLERIPAIVRATDDEKLLLDALLENLHRAQLNPLEEAAAYDQLLRDFACTHEQLADRIGRSRSQVSNTLRLLKLSAPVQRRVAAGVISFGHARALLSLADAEEQDRLAHRIVAEGLSVRAVEEVVTLMNSEPTTARKSAAPRAGRRVSPALTHLATRLSDRFDTRVKVDLGQKRGKIVVEFASIEDLERILGSMAPGEGKVLESRLEAEPEEGGEAEDSTEAGTGSEAGTE; encoded by the coding sequence GTGAGTGATCGACGCAGAGGGCTCGGCCGCGGTCTTGGCGCGCTGATCCCGGCGGCGCCGCAGCCGACCGGGTCCACGCCGGTGGGACAGCCCGCGTTGGTGCCGGACCGCGGTGTCGCCGCGGCGAAGGTGGCCGGGCTGACCGACCGCCGGGCGGCCGAGGCCGTGTCGGCGGTCGTGGACATCCCTGTTTCACGTGGAACCGAGCCGGAGCCGTCCGGGGCGGAGGTACCGGTCACCGGCGCCTACTTCGCGGAACTCGCGCTGGACACCATCACCCCGAACCCGCGGCAGCCGCGCGAGGTCTTCGACGAGGACGCCCTCAACGAACTCATCACCTCCATCAAGGAGGTGGGGCTGCTCCAGCCGGTGGTGGTGCGGCAGATCGACACCGGCCGCTATGAGCTGATCATGGGCGAGCGTCGGTGGCGGGCCTGCCGGGAGGCGGGGCTCGAACGCATCCCGGCGATCGTCCGCGCCACCGACGACGAGAAGCTGTTGCTGGACGCCCTGCTGGAGAACCTGCACCGGGCACAGCTGAACCCCTTGGAGGAGGCCGCGGCGTACGACCAGTTGCTGCGCGACTTCGCCTGCACCCACGAGCAGCTCGCGGACCGGATCGGTCGTTCCCGTTCGCAGGTCTCCAACACGCTGCGTCTGCTGAAACTCTCGGCACCGGTCCAGCGCCGGGTCGCCGCCGGAGTGATCTCCTTCGGGCACGCCAGGGCACTGCTGTCCCTGGCCGACGCCGAGGAACAGGACCGCCTGGCCCACCGGATCGTCGCCGAAGGGCTGTCGGTGCGTGCGGTCGAGGAGGTCGTGACGCTGATGAACAGCGAGCCCACGACCGCTCGTAAGTCCGCCGCGCCGCGGGCCGGCCGTCGGGTCTCGCCGGCCCTGACCCACCTGGCCACCCGGCTCTCGGACCGCTTCGACACCCGGGTGAAGGTCGACCTCGGTCAAAAGCGCGGAAAGATCGTCGTGGAGTTCGCGTCGATAGAGGATCTGGAGCGCATCCTGGGATCGATGGCCCCCGGTGAGGGCAAGGTCCTGGAGAGCCGGCTGGAGGCCGAGCCCGAGGAGGGCGGCGAGGCCGAGGACAGCACCGAGGCCGGCACCGGGTCCGAGGCCGGCACCGAATGA
- the gnd gene encoding phosphogluconate dehydrogenase (NAD(+)-dependent, decarboxylating) — MRYASNASNEGSVMELGLIGLGKMGGNMRERIRRAGHTVIGYDRNPDLADVHSLKELVDALHGPRVVWVMVPAGQATQSTIDELGELLSPGDLVVDGGNSRWTDDEKHAGELAAKGIGFVDCGVSGGVWGLANGYALMYGGKAEDVAKAQPIFDALKPEGDSGSVHAGKVGAGHFAKMVHNGIEYAMMQAYAEGWELLEAVDSVTDVREVFRSWKSGTVIRSWLLDLAVDALDKSEHLDKLRGYADDSGEGRWTVEAAIDNAVPLPAITASLFARFSSRQDDSPQMKMIAALRNEFGGHAVTAAE, encoded by the coding sequence ATGCGTTACGCGTCGAATGCTTCGAACGAAGGGTCAGTGATGGAGCTCGGTCTCATCGGTCTCGGCAAGATGGGCGGCAACATGCGCGAGCGCATCCGCCGCGCCGGCCACACCGTCATCGGGTACGACCGGAACCCGGACCTCGCCGACGTCCACAGCCTCAAGGAACTCGTGGACGCGCTGCACGGCCCGCGGGTGGTGTGGGTGATGGTCCCGGCCGGCCAGGCCACCCAGTCCACCATCGACGAGCTCGGCGAGCTGCTCTCCCCCGGCGACCTGGTGGTCGACGGCGGCAACTCCCGCTGGACCGACGACGAGAAGCACGCCGGCGAGCTGGCCGCCAAGGGCATCGGCTTCGTCGACTGCGGCGTCTCCGGCGGCGTGTGGGGCCTCGCCAACGGCTACGCGCTGATGTACGGCGGCAAGGCGGAGGACGTCGCCAAGGCGCAGCCGATCTTCGACGCGCTCAAGCCCGAGGGCGACTCCGGCTCCGTGCACGCCGGCAAGGTCGGCGCCGGCCACTTCGCCAAGATGGTCCACAACGGCATCGAGTACGCCATGATGCAGGCGTACGCCGAGGGCTGGGAGCTGCTGGAGGCGGTCGACTCGGTCACCGACGTCCGCGAGGTCTTCCGCTCCTGGAAGTCCGGCACCGTGATCCGCTCCTGGCTGCTCGACCTGGCCGTGGACGCGCTCGACAAGAGCGAGCACCTGGACAAGCTCCGCGGCTACGCCGACGACTCCGGCGAGGGCCGCTGGACCGTGGAGGCGGCGATCGACAACGCGGTGCCGCTGCCCGCGATCACCGCGTCGCTCTTCGCGCGCTTCTCGTCCCGCCAGGACGACTCGCCGCAGATGAAGATGATCGCCGCGCTCCGCAACGAGTTCGGCGGCCACGCGGTCACCGCGGCCGAGTAG
- a CDS encoding protein jag translates to MSDVNTTTAPDSGPSTGLSRLEQEGEIAADYLEGLLDIADLDGDIDMDVEGERASVSIIGDSGSRDLNKLVGRDGEVLEALQELTRLAVHRETGERSRLMLDIAGFRAQKRAELAKLGASAAAEVKETGEPVKLDPMTPFERKVVHDAVAAAGLRSESEGEEPQRRVVVLPA, encoded by the coding sequence GTGAGCGACGTCAACACGACCACCGCACCCGACAGCGGCCCGTCCACCGGCCTGTCCCGGCTGGAGCAGGAAGGCGAGATCGCCGCGGACTACCTCGAGGGTCTGCTCGACATCGCCGATCTCGACGGCGACATCGACATGGACGTCGAGGGCGAGCGGGCGTCGGTGTCGATCATCGGTGACAGCGGCAGCCGTGATCTGAACAAGCTGGTCGGGCGGGATGGCGAGGTCCTGGAGGCTCTCCAGGAGCTGACCCGGCTCGCGGTGCACCGGGAGACCGGCGAGCGCAGTCGGCTGATGCTCGACATCGCCGGGTTCCGTGCCCAGAAGCGCGCCGAACTGGCCAAGCTCGGGGCGAGCGCCGCGGCCGAGGTCAAGGAGACCGGCGAGCCGGTGAAGCTGGACCCGATGACGCCGTTCGAGCGCAAGGTCGTGCACGACGCGGTCGCCGCGGCCGGTCTGCGCAGCGAGTCCGAGGGCGAGGAGCCGCAGCGCCGCGTGGTCGTCCTGCCCGCGTAG
- the yidC gene encoding membrane protein insertase YidC, which yields MGILNPLYDAVSWIIVQFHSLYSLVFDKDSGWAWGLSIVSLVVLIRTALIPLFVKQIKSTRNMQVLQPKMKAIQERYKNDRQKQSEEMMKLYKETGTNPLSSCLPILVQSPFFFALYHVLSNVAKGHEVGVIHTNLVESASKAHIFGAPLPAKFLDSTATLARLHTSHAEVRTVTIIMIVLMSFSQFYTQRQLMTKNVDMSVNTPFMQQQKMLMYVFPLIFAGFGIIAPVGVLLYWLTTNVWTMAQQLVVIRRNPTPGSLAFKQRQERLRAKGKLVEPPEEVAAKEAVEQARANRTQPKRQSKSQRTSGATATSTRPGGSGAGTATSGKPAGGSGGEGGTGGAKQAGGSGATKSSGGKQSGSGKGAPRAGAPRAGAPRAGGSKQGGGASGKQSGGPKSKPGNLSKKK from the coding sequence GTGGGGATCTTGAACCCCCTCTATGACGCCGTCTCGTGGATCATCGTCCAGTTCCACTCGCTGTACAGCCTGGTTTTCGACAAGGACAGCGGCTGGGCGTGGGGGCTGTCCATCGTCTCCCTGGTGGTCCTGATCCGGACGGCCCTGATCCCGCTCTTCGTGAAGCAGATCAAGTCCACCCGGAACATGCAGGTGCTCCAGCCGAAGATGAAGGCGATCCAGGAGCGCTACAAGAACGACCGGCAGAAGCAGTCCGAGGAGATGATGAAGCTGTACAAGGAGACGGGTACCAACCCGCTCTCCTCGTGCCTGCCGATCCTCGTGCAGTCGCCGTTCTTCTTCGCCCTCTACCACGTGCTGAGCAACGTGGCGAAGGGCCACGAGGTGGGCGTGATCCACACCAACCTCGTGGAGAGCGCGAGCAAGGCCCACATCTTCGGCGCCCCGCTGCCGGCGAAGTTCCTGGACAGCACCGCCACCCTGGCGCGCCTGCACACCAGCCACGCCGAGGTGCGCACCGTCACGATCATCATGATCGTGCTGATGTCGTTCTCGCAGTTCTACACGCAGCGCCAGCTGATGACGAAGAACGTGGACATGTCGGTGAACACGCCGTTCATGCAGCAGCAGAAGATGCTGATGTACGTGTTCCCGCTGATCTTCGCGGGCTTCGGCATCATCGCCCCGGTCGGTGTGCTGCTGTACTGGCTGACCACCAACGTCTGGACCATGGCCCAGCAGCTCGTCGTCATCCGGCGCAACCCCACTCCGGGCAGTCTCGCGTTCAAGCAGCGGCAGGAGCGGCTGCGGGCCAAGGGCAAGCTCGTGGAGCCGCCCGAGGAGGTCGCGGCGAAGGAAGCGGTCGAGCAGGCGCGCGCCAACCGCACCCAGCCGAAGCGGCAGAGCAAGTCGCAGCGGACCTCCGGAGCGACCGCGACCAGCACGCGTCCCGGAGGCTCCGGTGCCGGCACGGCGACGTCCGGCAAGCCGGCCGGCGGATCGGGCGGTGAGGGCGGCACCGGCGGTGCGAAGCAGGCCGGCGGTTCCGGTGCCACGAAGTCGTCCGGCGGCAAGCAGTCCGGGAGCGGCAAGGGCGCGCCCCGCGCGGGCGCCCCCCGGGCCGGTGCGCCCCGCGCGGGCGGCTCCAAGCAAGGCGGCGGTGCCTCGGGCAAGCAGTCCGGTGGCCCGAAGTCCAAGCCGGGCAACCTGTCGAAGAAGAAGTAA
- the dnaN gene encoding DNA polymerase III subunit beta — translation MKIRVERDVLAEAVAWAARSLPARPPVPVLAGLLLKAEEGKLSLSGFDYEVSARVSVEAEVDEEGTVLVSGRLLADISRALPNRPVEISTDGVRVTVVCGSSRFTLHTLPVEEYPALPAMPTASGTVPGDVFAAAAAQVAIAAGRDDTLPVLTGVRIEIEGDTVTLAATDRYRFAVREFLWKPEQADISAVALVPAKTLQDTAKSLTSGDTVSIALAGAGEGEGLIGFEGAGRRTTTRLLEGDLPKYRTLFPTEFASVAVIETAPLVEAVKRVALVAERNTPVRLSFEQGVLTLEAGSSDDAQAVERVEAKLDGDDISIAFNPTFLLDGLSAIDSPAAQLSFTTSTKPALLSGRPAVDAEADEAYKYLIMPVRLSG, via the coding sequence GTGAAGATCCGGGTGGAGCGCGACGTACTCGCCGAGGCAGTGGCTTGGGCAGCCCGCAGCCTCCCGGCCCGTCCCCCGGTGCCCGTGCTCGCCGGGCTGCTGCTGAAGGCGGAGGAGGGCAAGCTCAGCCTCTCGGGCTTCGACTACGAGGTCTCGGCGCGGGTGTCGGTCGAGGCCGAGGTCGACGAGGAGGGCACCGTGCTGGTCTCCGGCCGGCTGCTCGCCGACATCTCCAGGGCCCTGCCCAACCGCCCGGTGGAGATCTCCACCGACGGCGTCCGGGTCACCGTGGTCTGTGGAAGCTCCCGCTTCACCCTGCACACGCTGCCCGTCGAGGAGTACCCGGCGCTGCCCGCGATGCCCACCGCCTCGGGCACCGTCCCCGGCGACGTCTTCGCCGCGGCGGCCGCCCAGGTCGCCATCGCCGCCGGACGCGACGACACGCTGCCGGTGCTCACCGGGGTGCGGATCGAGATCGAGGGCGACACCGTCACGCTCGCCGCCACCGACCGGTACCGCTTCGCGGTCCGCGAGTTCCTGTGGAAGCCCGAGCAGGCCGACATCTCCGCGGTCGCCCTGGTGCCCGCCAAGACGCTCCAGGACACCGCCAAGTCGCTCACCAGCGGCGACACCGTCTCCATCGCGCTGGCCGGCGCGGGAGAGGGCGAGGGCCTGATCGGCTTCGAGGGCGCCGGCCGGCGCACCACCACCCGGCTGCTCGAGGGCGACCTGCCGAAGTACCGCACGCTCTTCCCGACCGAGTTCGCCTCGGTCGCGGTGATCGAGACCGCGCCCCTGGTCGAGGCCGTCAAGCGCGTCGCCCTGGTCGCCGAGCGGAACACCCCGGTGCGGCTGAGCTTCGAGCAGGGCGTGCTCACCCTGGAGGCCGGCTCCAGCGACGACGCACAGGCTGTGGAGAGGGTCGAGGCCAAGCTCGACGGCGACGACATCTCGATCGCCTTCAACCCGACGTTCCTGCTCGACGGCCTGAGCGCGATCGACTCCCCGGCCGCCCAGCTCTCCTTCACGACCTCCACCAAGCCCGCACTGCTCAGCGGCCGTCCGGCCGTCGACGCCGAGGCCGACGAAGCGTACAAGTACCTGATCATGCCGGTGCGCCTGTCCGGCTGA
- the rpmH gene encoding 50S ribosomal protein L34, producing MSKRTFQPNNRRRAKTHGFRLRMRTRAGRAILSTRRAKGRARLSA from the coding sequence GTGAGCAAGCGCACCTTCCAGCCGAACAACCGTCGCCGCGCCAAGACCCACGGCTTCCGCCTGCGCATGCGCACCCGCGCCGGCCGCGCGATCCTCTCGACCCGCCGCGCCAAGGGCCGCGCCCGCCTGTCCGCCTGA
- a CDS encoding ParA family protein has translation MAGSSHSEPEVEESESLRSDANIAGPMADPVPGPRSAETAGGPLSGPPGYGGGVSRETLPPMDDTPIGRAAQLAVEALGRAGEGLPRPAQTRVMVVANQKGGVGKTTTTVNLAASLALHGNRVLVVDLDPQGNASTALGIDHHAEVPSIYDVLVESKPLSDVVVPVADVEGLFCAPATIDLAGAEIELVSLVARESRLQRAIEGYEQPLDYVLIDCPPSLGLLTVNALVAGAEVVIPIQCEYYALEGLGQLLKNVDLVRAHLNPQLHVSTILLTMYDGRTRLAAQVAEEVRTHFGKEVLRTSIPRSVRISEAPSYGQTVLTYDPGSSGALSYLEAAREMALRGLPANVAVEYDPEHVEQRQEHNPHSMSEGIQ, from the coding sequence ATGGCAGGCTCTTCTCATAGCGAGCCTGAAGTCGAGGAGAGTGAGTCCTTGCGGTCCGACGCCAATATCGCGGGACCGATGGCCGATCCGGTCCCCGGTCCCCGCTCAGCCGAAACCGCCGGAGGACCCCTGTCCGGTCCCCCGGGGTACGGGGGTGGTGTTTCACGTGAAACATTGCCTCCCATGGATGACACCCCCATCGGACGCGCGGCCCAGTTGGCCGTCGAAGCGCTAGGTCGCGCCGGCGAGGGGCTGCCCCGCCCTGCCCAGACCCGGGTGATGGTCGTCGCCAACCAGAAGGGCGGCGTGGGGAAGACCACCACCACCGTCAACCTGGCGGCCTCCCTGGCGTTGCACGGCAACCGGGTCCTGGTGGTCGACCTCGACCCCCAGGGCAACGCGTCCACCGCGCTGGGCATCGACCACCACGCCGAAGTCCCCTCCATCTACGACGTGTTGGTGGAGAGCAAGCCGCTGTCCGATGTCGTGGTGCCGGTCGCCGACGTCGAGGGGCTCTTCTGCGCTCCCGCCACCATCGACCTGGCGGGCGCGGAGATCGAACTCGTCTCGCTGGTCGCGCGCGAGAGCCGCTTGCAGCGGGCGATCGAGGGCTACGAGCAGCCCTTGGACTACGTGCTGATCGACTGCCCGCCCTCCCTCGGCCTGCTGACGGTGAACGCCCTCGTGGCCGGCGCCGAGGTGGTCATCCCGATCCAGTGCGAGTACTACGCGCTGGAGGGGCTGGGCCAGCTCCTCAAGAACGTCGACCTGGTCCGCGCCCACCTCAACCCGCAGCTGCACGTCTCCACGATCCTGCTGACGATGTACGACGGCCGCACCCGGCTGGCGGCGCAGGTCGCCGAGGAGGTGCGCACCCACTTCGGCAAGGAGGTGCTGCGCACCAGCATCCCGCGGTCGGTGCGCATCTCGGAGGCACCCAGCTACGGCCAGACCGTCCTCACCTACGACCCGGGTTCCAGCGGTGCCCTCTCCTATCTGGAGGCGGCCCGCGAGATGGCCCTACGAGGTCTGCCCGCCAACGTCGCGGTCGAGTACGACCCGGAACACGTCGAACAGCGCCAAGAGCACAACCCGCACAGTATGTCGGAGGGTATCCAGTGA